From the genome of Argentina anserina chromosome 4, drPotAnse1.1, whole genome shotgun sequence, one region includes:
- the LOC126792547 gene encoding 1-aminocyclopropane-1-carboxylate oxidase homolog 1-like isoform X2, with the protein MVATNSSDVPTNYNRKSELKAFDDTKEGVKGLVDAGITEIPRIFHHHQPDEYSINGSSDPKEIQFSIPVIDLEGLLDSTRRKEIVAKVGEASETWGFFQIINHGIPVHVLDEVKNGVRRFYEQDTEVKKQLYNRDHFKNPMLYNSNFDLYSAPATNWRDTFVCYMAPTPTKPEDLPEVCSDILVEYSNQVMQLGKLLFELLSEALGLKSSHLNDLDCSEGLQLLGHYYPPCPQPELTVGATKHADKSFLTVLLQDHIGGLQVLHQNKWIDVAPVPGVLVVNIGDLLQANWPKFRSDGMYTKTYFGFGYADMLV; encoded by the exons ATGGTAGCTACAAACAGTAGTGACGTTCCAACCAACTATAATAGGAAAAGTGAACTGAAAGCTTTCGATGACACAAAGGAAGGTGTTAAGGGCCTTGTTGATGCTGGAATAACTGAGATTCCTAGAatctttcatcatcatcaaccagATGAGTACTCCATCAATGGTTCCAGTGATCCAAAAGAAATCCAATTTAGCATTCCAGTCATTGATCTCGAAGGACTTCTCGATTCAACTAGACGAAAGGAGATAGTTGCTAAAGTTGGAGAGGCATCAGAGACTTGGGGCTTCTTTCAGATAATTAACCATGGAATACCTGTTCATGTTCTTGACGAGGTTAAAAATGGGGTACGTCGGTTTTATGAGCAGGACACTGAGGTGAAGAAGCAGCTGTATAATCGCGATCACTTCAAGAATCCTATGCTCTACAATAGCAATTTCGATCTGTATAGTGCACCAGCGACTAATTGGAGAGATACTTTTGTGTGTTACATGGCTCCAACTCCTACTAAGCCAGAAGACTTGCCAGAAGTATGTAG TGACATACTTGTTGAGTACTCAAACCAAGTAATGCAGTTGGGGAAGCTATTGTTCGAGTTATTATCAGAAGCTCTTGGATTGAAGTCAAGTCATCTGAATGACCTAGATTGTAGCGAGGGCCTTCAACTTTTAGGCCATTACTATCCCCCTTGTCCACAGCCAGAACTAACTGTAGGCGCAACCAAACATGCTGATAAATCCTTCCTCACTGTTCTTCTGCAAGACCATATTGGTGGTCTTCAAGTCCTTCACCAGAACAAGTGGATTGATGTAGCCCCCGTGCCGGGGGTTCTTGTGGTTAATATTGGAGATCTTTTGCAG GCGAATTGGCCGAAATTTCGGTCTGATGGCATGTATACAAAGACATATTTTGGATTTGGATATGCAGACATGCTTGTCTAG
- the LOC126792547 gene encoding 1-aminocyclopropane-1-carboxylate oxidase homolog 1-like isoform X1 has product MVATNSSDVPTNYNRKSELKAFDDTKEGVKGLVDAGITEIPRIFHHHQPDEYSINGSSDPKEIQFSIPVIDLEGLLDSTRRKEIVAKVGEASETWGFFQIINHGIPVHVLDEVKNGVRRFYEQDTEVKKQLYNRDHFKNPMLYNSNFDLYSAPATNWRDTFVCYMAPTPTKPEDLPEVCSDILVEYSNQVMQLGKLLFELLSEALGLKSSHLNDLDCSEGLQLLGHYYPPCPQPELTVGATKHADKSFLTVLLQDHIGGLQVLHQNKWIDVAPVPGVLVVNIGDLLQLISNDRFKSVEHKVLANRRGPRISIASFFSTGMLPSPKLYGPIKELLSEDNPPKYRETTVREYVVHFNEKGLDGTSALSHFKVFGSEDDIPPTQEHYEPSPAAKNPTNIRVQCLLPRERSQILPLKGFPRYKPVNIGRSGFMMTQTLLPASYGSRKTLSFKNQPVRDFVNGEARTWTGVPVKQVPCHSFQPSLAIPKIFKL; this is encoded by the exons ATGGTAGCTACAAACAGTAGTGACGTTCCAACCAACTATAATAGGAAAAGTGAACTGAAAGCTTTCGATGACACAAAGGAAGGTGTTAAGGGCCTTGTTGATGCTGGAATAACTGAGATTCCTAGAatctttcatcatcatcaaccagATGAGTACTCCATCAATGGTTCCAGTGATCCAAAAGAAATCCAATTTAGCATTCCAGTCATTGATCTCGAAGGACTTCTCGATTCAACTAGACGAAAGGAGATAGTTGCTAAAGTTGGAGAGGCATCAGAGACTTGGGGCTTCTTTCAGATAATTAACCATGGAATACCTGTTCATGTTCTTGACGAGGTTAAAAATGGGGTACGTCGGTTTTATGAGCAGGACACTGAGGTGAAGAAGCAGCTGTATAATCGCGATCACTTCAAGAATCCTATGCTCTACAATAGCAATTTCGATCTGTATAGTGCACCAGCGACTAATTGGAGAGATACTTTTGTGTGTTACATGGCTCCAACTCCTACTAAGCCAGAAGACTTGCCAGAAGTATGTAG TGACATACTTGTTGAGTACTCAAACCAAGTAATGCAGTTGGGGAAGCTATTGTTCGAGTTATTATCAGAAGCTCTTGGATTGAAGTCAAGTCATCTGAATGACCTAGATTGTAGCGAGGGCCTTCAACTTTTAGGCCATTACTATCCCCCTTGTCCACAGCCAGAACTAACTGTAGGCGCAACCAAACATGCTGATAAATCCTTCCTCACTGTTCTTCTGCAAGACCATATTGGTGGTCTTCAAGTCCTTCACCAGAACAAGTGGATTGATGTAGCCCCCGTGCCGGGGGTTCTTGTGGTTAATATTGGAGATCTTTTGCAG CTCATATCAAATGACAGATTTAAGAGTGTCGAACACAAGGTACTGGCAAATCGTAGAGGTCCACGGATATCGATTGCAAGCTTTTTCAGCACAGGAATGTTGCCATCACCAAAGCTCTATGGACCAATAAAGGAGTTACTATCAGAAGACAATCCTCCAAAGTATAGGGAGACTACTGTTAGGGAATATGTTGTCCACTTCAATGAGAAAGGCCTAGATGGCACCTCCGCTTTGTCTCACTTTAAG GTATTTGGATCGGAAGATGATATACCACCAACACAAGAACATTATGAACCGTCTCCGGCCGCTAAGAACCCAACTAACATCCGGGTCCAGTGTCTATTGCCACGTGAGAGAAGTCAGATTTTGCCGCTCAAAGGATTTCCACGCTATAAGCCCGTAAACATCGGGCGATCGGGCTTCATGATGACTCAAACACTTTTACCCGCATCATATGGATCTCGCAAGACTTTATCATTCAAGAACCAACCTGTGAGAGACTTTGTGAATGGTGAGGCTCGAACTTGGACGGGAGTTCCAGTCAAGCAAGTGCCTTGTCATTCGTTCCAACCCTCCTTGGCCATTccaaaaatattcaaactctAA
- the LOC126790969 gene encoding uncharacterized protein LOC126790969, whose protein sequence is MSEHIPKRTKYIDSWFSRRNESSSPNVISEPSVCTPRIDDPLQPSIPEPVQQDNNESLPQDNINDLQRDPGLRCPIWKQPINMRDDIRKAYSLLGPFQPELSFPYSEQGGQQRKFQSSWFKDNPWLEYSIAHDKAYCFPCFLFETEENTHKAFTVDGFRNWKRVCPSDNVLLRHVGGVNSAHNAAMQKWDSLRNPAKGIEAVLHSRSLKDVEDNRLRLKAAIEGVRLLANQGAPFKGHDESESSLNQGYFKEVQKAFRRMSPELDRVVLNAPANAKYTSPKIQKQLLNILGNKVRTKIRVEIGHSPYCILVDEALDNSGKEQMAIILRFVDSQGLIRERFFKILSVPNTTSQTLKNEISKVLTMYNLQVRNMRGQGYDGASNMRAQGVHEIWQFFQTLSLIVNFVDSSAKRHSLLREVRKEEITNLVACGELQTGSGLNQICTLQRACVTRWSSHFRSIKSLVELFSSTKKTLNDMIDQRVEGQAEAILKALRSFEFVFCLLLMNKVMKVTDFLCQTLQQKALDFVQAMNFVRLTMTLLQEMREEGWDDLVKDVESFCEKYDIDMPDMSARYKSGTGRDCQQQNFISIEHHYRIDLFNVLIDYQLSELNKRYSEQASELLILGSTLDPRDDFKSFKTKDVCNLAKKFYPADFDDGEMCTLELECAYYEKDMPNDPKFKKLESIAELCHTLVQTRKSEFFPMLHRLISLVLTIPVSTATTERAFSAMNIVKNRLRNKMEDEYLDDCLVLHIEKEYAEAIDNEEIIHEFEALSNRRVKFS, encoded by the exons ATGTCTGAGCATATACCGAAGAGAACAAAATATATTGATTCATGGTTTTCGAGAAGAAATGAATCATCTAGTCCTAATGTCATCTCTGAGCCTTCTGTATGCACTCCGCGTATTGATGATCCACTCCAACCTTCCATTCCTGAGCCAGTACAACAAGATAATAATGAGTCATTACCACAAGATAATATCAATGATCTCCAACGTGATCCTGGATTACGTTGTCCTATTTGGAAACAGCCAATAAATATGAGAGATGATATTCGAAAAGCCTATAGTTTGTTAGGTCCATTTCAACCCGAATTATCATTTCCATATAGTGAACAAGGGGGTCAACAACGTAAGTTTCAGAGTAGTTGGTTCAAGGATAACCCATGGCTTGAGTATTCAATTGCTCATGATAAAGCTTATTGCTTCccatgttttctttttgaaaccGAAGAGAATACACATAAGGCTTTCACGGTTGATGGGTTTAGAAATTGGAAGAGGGTTTGCCCAAGTGATAATGTGTTGTTGAGGCATGTTGGAGGAGTTAATTCTGCACATAATGCTGCAATGCAAAAATGGGACTCGTTAAGAAACCCCGCTAAGGGGATTGAAGCAGTTTTGCATTCAAGGTCATTGAAGGATGTGGAAGACAACCGATTGAGGCTTAAGGCTGCAATAGAGGGTGTTAGATTGCTAGCTAATCAAGGAGCTCCTTTTAAAGGTCATGATGAATCCGAAAGTTCCTTGAACCAAGGATATTTTAAGGAAGTTCAAAAAGCCTTTAGAAGAATGAGTCCTGAGCTTGATAGAGTTGTGTTAAATGCTCCGGCAAATGCTAAGTACACAAGTccaaaaattcaaaagcaactcCTAAATATTCTTGGTAATAAAGTGAGGACCAAGATACGAGTGGAGATTGGGCATTCACCATATTGTATTCTTGTTGATGAAGCATTAGACAATTCTGGTAAGGAGCAGATGGCAATTATTCTCAGATTTGTTGATTCTCAAGGCTTGATTCGAGAACGATTTTTTAAGATTCTAAGTGTTCCTAACACTACATCACAGACTCTTAAAAATGAGATCTCGAAAGTTCTCACTATGTACAATCTTCAAGTGAGAAACATGAGAGGCCAAGGGTATGATGGAGCTAGTAATATGAGAG CTCAAGGAGTTCATGAGATCTGGCAATTCTTTCAAACCTTGAGTCTTATTGTGAATTTTGTTGATTCTTCTGCTAAGCGGCATTCTTTATTGAGAGAAgtgagaaaagaagaaattacAAATCTTGTAGCTTGTGGGGAACTTCAGACAGGCAGTGGTCTAAACCAAATTTGTACTTTACAGCGGGCTTGTGTTACACGGTGGAGCTCACATTTCCGTTCTATTAAGAGTTTGGTTGAATTGTTTAGTTCAACAAAGAAAACTCTTAATGATATGATTGATCAAAGGGTGGAAGGACAAGCTGAAGCTATTCTTAAAGCTTTGAGATCTTTTGAGTTTGTGTTCTGCTTGCTTCTAATGAACAAAGTCATGAAAGTTACTGATTTTCTTTGTCAGACGTTGCAGCAGAAAGCTCTCGACTTTGTGCAAGCAATGAACTTTGTTAGACTTACAATGACACTTCTTCAAGAGATGAGAGAAGAAGGTTGGGATGATTTGGTAAAGGATGTTGAATCTTTTTGTGAAAAATATGACATTGATATGCCAGATATGAGTGCACGTTACAAATCCGGAACAGGTCGTGATTGCCAACAACAGAATTTCATATCAATTGAGCATCACTACCGTATAGATTTGTTCAATGTTTTGATTGATTATCAGTTGAGTGAGTTgaacaaaagatactcagaacAAGCATCAGAACTCCTTATACTTGGTTCAACCTTGGATCCTCGTGATGATTTCAAAAGcttcaaaactaaagatgttTGCAATCTTGCAAAGAAGTTTTACCCTGCTGATTTTGATGATGGTGAAATGTGCACTTTGGAATTGGAGTGTGCATATTATGAGAAGGATATGCCTAATGATccaaaattcaagaaattaGAATCTATTGCAGAATTGTGCCACACCTTGGTGCAAACAAGGAAGTCTGAATTTTTTCCTATGCTTCATAGATTGATTAGTCTTGTTTTGACTATTCCTGTGTCTACAGCAACCACTGAAAGGGCATTCTCAGCTATGAATATTGTTAAGAATAGACTAAGAAACAAGATGGAAGATGAGTATCTTGATGATTGTTTGGTACTTCATATTGAGAAAGAGTATGCTGAGGCTATTGACAATGAGGAGATCATACATGAGTTTGAAGCTTTATCGAACCGTAGAGTTAAGTTTAGctag
- the LOC126792554 gene encoding 1-aminocyclopropane-1-carboxylate oxidase homolog 1-like: MVATSRNEVPAYDRESELKAFDDTKEGVKGLVDAGVIEVPRIFHHPPDEYSIHDSSDDWESQYSIPVIDLEGLSDSTKRKEIVAKVGEASETWGFFQIVNHGIPVDVLEGIKDGVRRFYEQDTEVKKQLYSRDHFKNSVLYHSNFDLYSAPATNWRDTFMCYMAPTPTKPEAFPEVFRDILVEYSDQVMKVGTLLFVLLSEALGLKSSHLNDIDCSEGLLVAGHYYPPCPQPELTLGATKHADSAFLTVLLQDHIGGLQVLHQKKWFNVPYVPGALVVNIGDLLQLISNDRFKSVEHRVLANRRGPRVSVACFFCTGLLPLTKLYGPIKELLSEENPPKYKETTVRDYFAYFNQKGLDGTSALPHFEL; encoded by the exons ATGGTAGCTACAAGCAGAAATGAGGTTCCAGCCTATGACAGGGAAAGTGAGCTGAAAGCTTTTGATGACACAAAAGAAGGTGTCAAAGGTCTTGTTGATGCTGGAGTAATTGAGGTTCCTCGAATTTTTCATCATCCACCAGATGAGTACTCCATCCATGATTCCAGTGATGATTGGGAAAGCCAATATAGCATTCCAGTTATTGATCTTGAAGGGCTTTCAGATTCAACTAAACGAAAGGAGATTGTTGCAAAAGTTGGAGAGGCCTCAGAGACTTGGGGCTTCTTCCAGATAGTCAACCATGGAATACCTGTTGATGTTCTTGAGGGGATAAAAGATGGGGTACGTCGGTTTTATGAGCAGGACACTGAGGTGAAGAAACAGCTATATAGTCGCGATCACTTCAAAAATTCTGTGCTCTATCATAGCAACTTTGATCTGTATAGTGCACCGGCAACTAATTGGAGGGATACTTTCATGTGTTATATGGCTCCAACTCCTACTAAACCAGAAGCTTTTCCAGAAGTATTCAG AGACATACTTGTTGAGTACTCGGACCAAGTGATGAAGGTGGGGACGCTATTGTTCGTGTTGTTGTCTGAAGCTCTTGGATTAAAATCAAGTCACTTGAATGACATTGATTGTAGCGAGGGGCTTCTGGTAGCAGGCCATTACTACCCCCCTTGTCCACAGCCAGAGCTAACTCTAGGTGCAACCAAGCATGCTGATAGTGCCTTCCTAACTGTTCTTCTGCAAGACCATATTGGTGGTCTTCAGGTCCTTCACCAGAAAAAATGGTTTAATGTACCCTATGTGCCTGGTGCTCTTGTGGTTAACATTGGAGATCTACTGCAG CTTATATCAAATGACAGATTCAAGAGTGTAGAACACAGAGTACTGGCAAACCGTAGAGGTCCACGAGTATCAGTTGCGTGCTTTTTCTGCACAGGATTGCTGCCATTAACAAAACTCTATGGACCAATAAAGGAATTGTTATCAGAAGAGAATCCTCCAAAGTACAAGGAGACTACTGTTAGGGACTATTTTGCCTACTTCAATCAAAAAGGCCTTGACGGTACCTCTGCCTTGCCTCATTTTGAGCTTTGA
- the LOC126792568 gene encoding 1-aminocyclopropane-1-carboxylate oxidase homolog 1-like → MEANTNEVAATGYDRKTELKAFDDTKEGVKGLVDAGIIEIPRIFHHPPDQYNISYSEEAQFSIPVIDLGGLSDPTKQKEIVAKVGEASETWGFFQIINHGIPVDVLEEIKNGVRRFYEQDTEVKKQFYCRDDFSRRWQYNSNFDLYSSSSTNWRDTFQCYMAPTATNREDMPEVCRDEIAEYSKELMKLGKILFELLSEALGLEPSHLNDIGCGEGLMVLGHYYPACPQPELTLGTSKHADGGFLTVLLQDHIGGLQVLHQNKWIDVPPVTGALVVNIGDLLQLISNDRFKSVEHRVLANRRGPRISVASFFCTGMLPSTKIYGPIKELLSEDNPPKYRETTVSDYVAHVEQKGLNGKSALSDVKL, encoded by the exons ATGGAAGCCAACACAAATGAGGTTGCAGCAACCGGTTATGACAGGAAAACAGAACTAAAAGCTTTTGATGACACAAAGGAGGGTGTCAAAGGCCTTGTTGATGCTGGCATAATCGAGATTCCTCGAATTTTTCATCATCCACCAGATCAGTACAACATCAGCTATTCAGAAGAGGCTCAGTTTAGCATTCCAGTCATTGACCTCGGAGGCCTTTCTGATCCAACTAAACAAAAGGAGATTGTTGCTAAAGTTGGAGAAGCATCAGAGACTTGGGGCTTCTTCCAGATAATCAACCATGGGATACCTGTTGATGTTCttgaggagattaaaaatggGGTACGTCGGTTTTATGAGCAGGACACTGAGGTGAAGAAACAGTTTTATTGTCGTGACGACTTCAGCCGGCGTTGGCAGTACAATAGCAACTTTGATCTATACAGTTCTTCATCAACTAATTGGAGGGACACTTTCCAGTGTTACATGGCTCCTACCGCAACAAACCGAGAAGACATGCCAGAAGTATGCAG AGATGAAATTGCTGAGTATTCAAAGGAACTTATGAAATTGGGGAAGATATTGTTCGAATTGCTGTCCGAGGCTCTTGGACTAGAGCCAAGTCACTTGAATGACATAGGTTGTGGTGAGGGGCTCATGGTTTTAGGTCATTACTATCCTGCTTGTCCACAACCCGAATTAACTTTGGGCACAAGTAAGCATGCTGACGGCGGCTTCCTCACTGTCCTTCTCCAAGATCATATAGGTGGTCTGCAGGTTCTTCATCAGAACAAGTGGATTGATGTTCCTCCTGTCACTGGGGCTCTAGTGGTCAACATTGGTGATCTTCTTCAG cttATATCAAATGACAGATTCAAGAGTGTAGAGCACAGGGTACTTGCAAACCGTAGAGGTCCAAGGATATCCGTTGCGAGCTTTTTCTGCACAGGAATGCTGCCATCAACAAAGATTTATGGACCTATCAAGGAACTATTATCAGAAGACAATCCTCCAAAGTACAGGGAGACTACCGTGAGTGACTATGTTGCGCATGTCGAGCAGAAAGGCCTCAATGGTAAATCTGCCTTGTCTGATGTCAAGCTTTGA
- the LOC126792551 gene encoding uncharacterized protein LOC126792551: protein MEGLLESARPFLRGELESIDKKLPSLVRVLQSVGAGECWHKHGTFLEHLVDIYRILKIWKAPDSVCLCGLFHSAYSNSYVNLAIFDTSTGRDVVRGHVGEAAERLIHLFCIVPRQPLIHDDLLFHYTDDELRLHLKQSESEANENCAWRKKVQSLVPADGIRVKHIKTGEEVLISRRIVATFVLMTMADFSDQLFGFQDELFENGDGRLDYSGNKYGALWPGDGKPGLWMNSISRMGALYTLLLREEQVFIRQRGNIDIDISRDEHLQLLVAPVFENCTRVLDAVEQLAARDLYWEVICDSASDSPSLLKSCIEKNPFIGEPHVVLAHVHLTQGKYDEAEREAETGLRLLLEWASSWDKRMSWQGWISWARVLLMKAQEKSWPQTSWGILNLGLVK, encoded by the coding sequence ATGGAAGGGCTGTTAGAGTCGGCTCGTCCGTTCTTGCGGGGTGAGCTGGAGTCGATCGACAAGAAGCTGCCATCGCTAGTGAGAGTGTTGCAGTCAGTTGGGGCCGGGGAATGCTGGCACAAGCACGGCACATTTCTGGAGCACCTGGTCGACATCTACCGCATTCTCAAGATATGGAAGGCCCCTGATTCCGTCTGCCTCTGCGGCCTCTTCCACTCCGCTTACTCCAACTCGTACGTCAATCTCGCCATCTTCGACACTTCCACCGGCCGCGACGTCGTTCGCGGCCATGTGGGGGAGGCCGCCGAGCGCTTGATTCACTTGTTCTGCATCGTCCCAAGGCAGCCCCTCATTCATGATGACCTCCTCTTCCACTACACCGACGACGAGCTCCGCCTCCATCTCAAACAATCCGAATCCGAAGCCAATGAGAATTGTGCTTGGAGGAAGAAAGTGCAGAGCCTTGTTCCTGCTGACGGGATCAGAGTGAAGCACATAAAGACGGGCGAGGAGGTGTTGATATCGAGGAGGATCGTGGCGACGTTCGTGCTGATGACGATGGCAGATTTCAGCGACCAACTGTTTGGGTTCCAGGACGAGCTGTTTGAGAACGGCGACGGGCGGCTCGACTACAGCGGCAACAAGTATGGAGCACTGTGGCCCGGGGACGGCAAACCAGGGCTTTGGATGAACTCCATCTCAAGGATGGGTGCTCTCTACACCCTCCTCCTCAGGGAGGAGCAAGTCTTTATTCGACAGAGAGGTAATATTGACATTGATATATCTCGAGACGAACATCTCCAACTCCTGGTGGCACCTGTGTTTGAGAATTGCACCAGAGTTTTGGATGCAGTGGAGCAATTAGCTGCCAGGGACCTCTACTGGGAAGTCATTTGTGATTCTGCTTCGGATTCTCCTTCACTGTTGAAGAGTTGCATTGAGAAAAACCCTTTCATCGGAGAGCCGCATGTCGTGTTGGCTCATGTTCATTTGACACAGGGAAAGTACGACGAGGCTGAGAGAGAAGCTGAGACGGGGCTGAGGCTTTTGCTGGAATGGGCCAGTTCTTGGGACAAGAGGATGTCTTGGCAAGGATGGATTTCGTGGGCCAGGGTTCTATTGATGAAGGCACAGGAAAAATCGTGGCCTCAAACATCCTGGGGCATTCTCAATTTGGGCCTCGTCAAGTAG